From the Cryptomeria japonica chromosome 2, Sugi_1.0, whole genome shotgun sequence genome, one window contains:
- the LOC131036863 gene encoding protein SAWADEE HOMEODOMAIN HOMOLOG 2 isoform X2 yields the protein MGRPPLGGAPVFRFSPKEVQEMEKILEDVKGGIPSRDSISALSEKFSESPERAGKILVQSKQVWNWFQNRRYAQKAKGNKVPGKLNVSHSPRDDSVTKRTVTNSVAVPSGRNVPDVSQMEFEAKSARDGAWYDVSSFVTHRMFDSGDPEVRVRFAGFGAEEDEWVNVRKCVRQRSLPCEASECIAVLPGDLILCFQEGKDQALYFDAHVLDAQRRRHDVRGCRCRFLVRYDHDQSEEIVPLRKVCRRPETDYRLQLAHASKELSSFDLDQGSQRVKDAPTLPTNFGDATQEDSHAKPEIQKTGDQVMEDNRSLTAPQMSSDSQVKEPTSSESQTNFQATEVDSKQEDVATGNSHINEPSDSIVNDAVTKSIVQG from the exons GTTCAAGAAATGGAAAAGATTTTAGAAGATGTGAAGGGTGGAATTCCTTCTCGTGATTCTATCAGTGCCCTTTCTGAAAAATTCAG TGAATCACCTGAAAGAGCTGGGAAAATTCTTGTCCAATCGAAGCAG GTATGGAACTGGTTTCAGAACAGGAGGTATGCACAGAAAGCAAAAGGCAATAAAGTACCAGGAAAGCTGAATGTTTCACATTCACCTCGTGATGATTCGGTAACAAAAAGAACTGTGACCAATTCAGTGGCAGTTCCTTCAG GCAGAAATGTCccagatgtttcacaaatggagtTTGAAGCCAAATCAGCAAGAGATGGGGCATG GTATGATGTTTCTTCATTTGTCACTCACAGAATGTTTGACTCAGGTGATCCA GAAGTCCGTGTAAGGTTTGCTGGGTTTGGAGCAGAGGAAGATGAGTGGGTCAATGTGCGAAAGTGTGTTAGACAGCGCTCTCTTCCTTGTGAAGCTTCTGAATGTATAGCAGTTCTCCCAGGAGATCTCATACTCTGTTTTCAG GAGGGTAAAGATCAAGCACTATATTTTGATGCTCATGTCTTGGATGCTCAAAGGAGGCGACATGATGTGCGGGGTTGTCGATGTAGGTTTTTGGTACGGTATGACCATGACCAGTCTGAG GAAATAGTACCATTGAGGAAAGTTTGTCGGCGTCCAGAGACAGATTACCGCTTACAACTAGCTCATGCTTCTAAAGAACTATCATCGTTTGACCTGGACCAAGGCTCTCAACGTGTTAAAGATGCTCCAACTCTTCCGACCAATTTTGGCGATGCAACTCAGGAAGATTCTCATGCTAAGCCAGAAATTCAAAAAACAGGCGATCAAGTTATGGAAGATAATCGGTCATTAACTGCTCCACAAATGTCCTCAGATTCACAAGTGAAAGAGCCCACATCTTCTGAGTCTCAAACAAACTTTCAAGCTACGGAAGTTGATTCCAAACAGGAGGATGTGGCTACTGGAAATTCTCATATTAATGAACCCTCAGATAGCATAGTTAATGATGCGGTTACAAAGAGTATTGTTCAAGGTTGA
- the LOC131036863 gene encoding protein SAWADEE HOMEODOMAIN HOMOLOG 2 isoform X1 — protein sequence MGRPPLGGAPVFRFSPKEVQEMEKILEDVKGGIPSRDSISALSEKFSESPERAGKILVQSKQVWNWFQNRRYAQKAKGNKVPGKLNVSHSPRDDSVTKRTVTNSVAVPSGRNVPDVSQMEFEAKSARDGAWYDVSSFVTHRMFDSGDPEVRVRFAGFGAEEDEWVNVRKCVRQRSLPCEASECIAVLPGDLILCFQEGKDQALYFDAHVLDAQRRRHDVRGCRCRFLVRYDHDQSELQEIVPLRKVCRRPETDYRLQLAHASKELSSFDLDQGSQRVKDAPTLPTNFGDATQEDSHAKPEIQKTGDQVMEDNRSLTAPQMSSDSQVKEPTSSESQTNFQATEVDSKQEDVATGNSHINEPSDSIVNDAVTKSIVQG from the exons GTTCAAGAAATGGAAAAGATTTTAGAAGATGTGAAGGGTGGAATTCCTTCTCGTGATTCTATCAGTGCCCTTTCTGAAAAATTCAG TGAATCACCTGAAAGAGCTGGGAAAATTCTTGTCCAATCGAAGCAG GTATGGAACTGGTTTCAGAACAGGAGGTATGCACAGAAAGCAAAAGGCAATAAAGTACCAGGAAAGCTGAATGTTTCACATTCACCTCGTGATGATTCGGTAACAAAAAGAACTGTGACCAATTCAGTGGCAGTTCCTTCAG GCAGAAATGTCccagatgtttcacaaatggagtTTGAAGCCAAATCAGCAAGAGATGGGGCATG GTATGATGTTTCTTCATTTGTCACTCACAGAATGTTTGACTCAGGTGATCCA GAAGTCCGTGTAAGGTTTGCTGGGTTTGGAGCAGAGGAAGATGAGTGGGTCAATGTGCGAAAGTGTGTTAGACAGCGCTCTCTTCCTTGTGAAGCTTCTGAATGTATAGCAGTTCTCCCAGGAGATCTCATACTCTGTTTTCAG GAGGGTAAAGATCAAGCACTATATTTTGATGCTCATGTCTTGGATGCTCAAAGGAGGCGACATGATGTGCGGGGTTGTCGATGTAGGTTTTTGGTACGGTATGACCATGACCAGTCTGAG TTGCAGGAAATAGTACCATTGAGGAAAGTTTGTCGGCGTCCAGAGACAGATTACCGCTTACAACTAGCTCATGCTTCTAAAGAACTATCATCGTTTGACCTGGACCAAGGCTCTCAACGTGTTAAAGATGCTCCAACTCTTCCGACCAATTTTGGCGATGCAACTCAGGAAGATTCTCATGCTAAGCCAGAAATTCAAAAAACAGGCGATCAAGTTATGGAAGATAATCGGTCATTAACTGCTCCACAAATGTCCTCAGATTCACAAGTGAAAGAGCCCACATCTTCTGAGTCTCAAACAAACTTTCAAGCTACGGAAGTTGATTCCAAACAGGAGGATGTGGCTACTGGAAATTCTCATATTAATGAACCCTCAGATAGCATAGTTAATGATGCGGTTACAAAGAGTATTGTTCAAGGTTGA
- the LOC131036863 gene encoding protein SAWADEE HOMEODOMAIN HOMOLOG 2 isoform X3, with amino-acid sequence MVWNWFQNRRYAQKAKGNKVPGKLNVSHSPRDDSVTKRTVTNSVAVPSGRNVPDVSQMEFEAKSARDGAWYDVSSFVTHRMFDSGDPEVRVRFAGFGAEEDEWVNVRKCVRQRSLPCEASECIAVLPGDLILCFQEGKDQALYFDAHVLDAQRRRHDVRGCRCRFLVRYDHDQSELQEIVPLRKVCRRPETDYRLQLAHASKELSSFDLDQGSQRVKDAPTLPTNFGDATQEDSHAKPEIQKTGDQVMEDNRSLTAPQMSSDSQVKEPTSSESQTNFQATEVDSKQEDVATGNSHINEPSDSIVNDAVTKSIVQG; translated from the exons ATG GTATGGAACTGGTTTCAGAACAGGAGGTATGCACAGAAAGCAAAAGGCAATAAAGTACCAGGAAAGCTGAATGTTTCACATTCACCTCGTGATGATTCGGTAACAAAAAGAACTGTGACCAATTCAGTGGCAGTTCCTTCAG GCAGAAATGTCccagatgtttcacaaatggagtTTGAAGCCAAATCAGCAAGAGATGGGGCATG GTATGATGTTTCTTCATTTGTCACTCACAGAATGTTTGACTCAGGTGATCCA GAAGTCCGTGTAAGGTTTGCTGGGTTTGGAGCAGAGGAAGATGAGTGGGTCAATGTGCGAAAGTGTGTTAGACAGCGCTCTCTTCCTTGTGAAGCTTCTGAATGTATAGCAGTTCTCCCAGGAGATCTCATACTCTGTTTTCAG GAGGGTAAAGATCAAGCACTATATTTTGATGCTCATGTCTTGGATGCTCAAAGGAGGCGACATGATGTGCGGGGTTGTCGATGTAGGTTTTTGGTACGGTATGACCATGACCAGTCTGAG TTGCAGGAAATAGTACCATTGAGGAAAGTTTGTCGGCGTCCAGAGACAGATTACCGCTTACAACTAGCTCATGCTTCTAAAGAACTATCATCGTTTGACCTGGACCAAGGCTCTCAACGTGTTAAAGATGCTCCAACTCTTCCGACCAATTTTGGCGATGCAACTCAGGAAGATTCTCATGCTAAGCCAGAAATTCAAAAAACAGGCGATCAAGTTATGGAAGATAATCGGTCATTAACTGCTCCACAAATGTCCTCAGATTCACAAGTGAAAGAGCCCACATCTTCTGAGTCTCAAACAAACTTTCAAGCTACGGAAGTTGATTCCAAACAGGAGGATGTGGCTACTGGAAATTCTCATATTAATGAACCCTCAGATAGCATAGTTAATGATGCGGTTACAAAGAGTATTGTTCAAGGTTGA